The Corynebacterium sphenisci DSM 44792 genome includes the window GAGGAGTCCCCCGGGCAGGTGGCGCTGCGCGCCCGCCGCACCGGGGCCCTGCACGAGCGGCTGCTGCTCGCCGCCGAGGGCGATGTCGGCGCGGTGCTGGAGCTGGCCGAGCGGGTGCGCCCCGGGCTGCTCATCGTCGACTCGGTGCAGACCATGCAGGCCGCCGGGGTGGACGGCACCCGCGGCGGGGTGGCCCAGGCCCGCGCGGTCACCGCGGCGCTGACCGCCCTGGCCAAGCAGACCGGGATCGCGGTGCTGCTGGTCGGCCACGTCACCAAGGACGGCACCGTCGCCGGGCCCCGGGTGATGGAGCACCTGGTGGACGCGGTGCTGAACTTCGAGGGCGACCGGCACACCGGGCTTCGCTTCCTGCGCGGGCTGAAGAACCGCTTCGGCGCCACCGACGAGGTCGGCTGCTTCGAGCAGACCGCCGAGGGCATCCGGGAGGTGCCCGATCCCACGGGGCTGTTCCTGCACCACCGGGCCCCGGCCCCGGGCACCGCGGTCACCGTCGCCGTGGACGGCCGCCGGCCGCTGCTGGCCGAGGTGCAGGCCCTGGTGGTGGATTCGCCGCAGCACAACCCGCGGCGCAACGTCACCGGCCTGGACCCGCGCCGGGTGCCGATGATCGCCGCCATCCTGGGCCAGCACGGGGGCCTGCGGGCCCTGGCCGACCGGGAGCTGCACGTGGCCACCGTCGGCGGGATGCAGCTGGCCGAACCCGCCGCGGACCTGGCGATCGCGCTGGCCATCGCCTCCGCCGCCCGCGGCCGCACCGTCGGCTCCGGGATGGTCGCCCTCGGCGAGCTCGGCCTGGCCGGGGAGGTGCGCCGGGTGCCGGACGCCGCCCGCCGGCTGAAGGAGGCCGCCCGGATGGGCTTCGGCACCGCGGTGGTGCCGGTCGGCGCAGAGGCCCCCGCCGGGGTGCGCGTCATCGAGGCGGCGACGGTGGCGGAGGCGATCGAGGCGGCTATCCTGGACGGGTGAACGAGATTGGGGAGGATCTGCTGCGCCGGCTCGCCCCCGGCACCGCGATCCGGGACGGGCTGGAGCGGATCCGGCGGGGCCGCACCGGGGCGCTGGTGGTGCTCGGCTGCGATGACGCGGTGACGGCGATCTGCGACGGCGGCTTCGACTTCGACGTGGCCTTCTCCGCCACCCGGCTGCGCGAGCTGTGCAAGATGGACGGGGCGGTGGTGCTCTCCGCGGACCTCACCCGGATCCGCCGGGCGAACACCCAGCTGCTGACGGACCCCTCGCTGCCCACCGAGGAGTCCGGCACCCGGCACCGCACCGCCGAACGCGCCGCGCTGCAGACCGGGACGCCGGTGGTCAGCGTCTCCCAGTCGATGAACATCATCACCGTCTACCACGGCGGGGTGCGCCATGTGCTGCAGGATTCCGCGGCGATCCTCTCCCGGGCGAACCAGGCCCTGGGCACCATCGAGCGCTACCGCTCCCGGCTCGACGCCGGCGCCGACGAGCTCTTCGCCGCGGAGCTGCGCGGGGTCGCCGCCGCCGCGGACGCGATCGCGGTGCTGCGGGTCTCCGAGCTGCTGCGCCGGGCCGCCGGCTCGATCGGCCGGGACGTGATCGCGCTCGGCGCGGACGGCCACCAGCTCGACGTGCAGCTCGGCGAGCTCATCGCGGACACCGAGTACTACCGCCGGCTGCTGGTCTCCGACTACCTGGTCACCGGCTCCGGGCACCCCGAACCGGACCAGGTCGACGCCGCCCTGGCCGAGCTCGCCGGCCTGGACGAGGCGGAGCTGCTCGGCTCCGAGGCGGTGGCCCGCACCCTGGGCTTCCCGGCCACCCTGGAATCGCTCACCGAGCGGGTGGATCCCCGCGGCTACCGGGCGCTGGCCCGGGTGCCGCGGCTGCAGTACGCGCTGATGGACGCGATCGTGGGCCGCTTCCCCACCCTGCCGGCGCTGCTGCGCGCGGATCGGGAGGAGCTCGCCGCGATCGAGGGCGTGGGCCCGCTGTGGGCCCGGCACGTCCGGCAGGGCCTGGACCGGCTGGGCTGAGCGGCGCGTCCCGCGGGGCGGGCGCTCAGCGCAGGTTGAAGGTGTAGGCGTCGGAGTTGCGGTCCCCGACCAGGCCGTAGACCAGGTAGCCGCCCGCCTCGACGGGGGTGCGCTCGGTGGAGGAGCAGGCCCCCGGCGCCGAGGACAGCCGGGACCAGGTCACCGTGTAGACGACCTCCTCGCCCGGGGCGATGGTCTCCACCCCGGCGCCCTCGGAGGCGTGGCAGTCCAGATCCGACCAGACCCGGGTGTAGTCGTCGAGGGTGTAGACCTCGAAGCGCAGCGGCAGCTCGTCGAGGTCCACCGCGCAGTCGCCGCGGGTGGGGTTGTACAGGGTGAGGCTGAACCGGGGCTTGCCCTCGGGGCCGTAGTTGGGCTGATCGGATTCCACGGTGAGCTGCACGTCGCCGGCCTCGCAGGCGTCCTTGTCCAGGGTCTGGCGCACCTCGGTGGTGAGGTACGGCGCCTCGGCGGCGCCGTCGTCCTCCCCCTCCGCGTCCCCGTCCCCGGCACCGCCGGGGGCGGAGGTCACCGCGGAGCCGTCGCTGCGGCTGACCGTGACGGATTCCCCGGAGGACGCCGCCGCCGAGGTCCCCGGCTCCTCGGCCGGGTCGGGTGAGCCGCATTTCACCAGGGCCCAGATCACCAGGATCAGGACCACGACCAGGGCCACCAGGGCGGCGATCCGGCGGCGGCGGTAGATCTCGGGGGGCAGCGGCGTATTCGTCACGCCCCCAGGGTAACCGGCGGCTCAGCCGATCCCGTGCATGACGAGCGGTTCGGCGAGGCCGTCGGAGAGCCGGTAGCGCATGCCCACCACCCCGGCGGTGCCCTCGGCCAGGCGGGCCTGGATCTCCGGGGAGCGGTCCACGATGTGCTCCACGATCTCGGCGACGTGCCGGGCCTCGAACTGGTCCCGGGAGGTCTGCCCGTCGCGGCGGGCGGCGAGCAGCGAGGGGGTGACCTTCTCGATCAGCACCCGCTGGAAGCCGGCGGGCATCTCCCCGCCGTCGAGGGCGGTGTGCGCGGCGCCGACCGCCCCGCAGGATTCGTGGCCGAGCACGCAGATCAGCGGTACGCCGAGGCTGACCACGGCGAACTCCAGGCTGGCGAGCACCGACAGATCCGTGATCTGCCCGGCGGTGCGGATCACGAACACGTCGCCCAGGCCCTGGTCGAAGATGATCTCCACCGGGGCGCGGGAGTCGGAGCAGGCCAGCACGACGGCCTTGGGGCTCTGCCCGGCGGCGAGCTGGAGGCGCCGGGCGCGGTCCTGGTTCGGGTGGGCGGACTCCCCGCGCATGAAGCGCCGGTTGCCCTCCCGCAGGTCCCGCCAGACGGATTCGGGGGTGCGGCTCATGGTGTCTATTCTGCGGTCGTGGTCGCTTCCGTGGAAAACCAACGCCACCCCGACGGGGGTAACGCCGTTACCGCGCTGTCGGGGGACCCGGCGCTGCCCGCGGCGGCGCTGCTGGCCTGGTTCGACGCCCATGCCCGGGATCTGCCCTGGCGCCGCCCCGGCACCACCGCCTGGGGGATCCTGGTCAGCGAGGTGATGAGCCAGCAGACCCCGGTGGCCCGGGTGGCGCCGCGGTGGAGCGAATGGCTGGCGCGCTGGCCGGCCCCGGCGGATCTCGCCGCGGCCGGCGCCGACGAGGTGCTGCGCGCCTGGGGCGGGCTGGGCTACCCCCGGCGGGCGCTGCGGCTGCGCGCGGCCGCCGCGGCGATCGTCGCCGAGCACGGCGGGGCGGTGCCGGCGGATCCGGCGGCGCTGCGCGCCCTGCCCGGGGTGGGCGACTACACCGCCGCGGCGGTGGCCGCCTTCGCCTTCGGCGCGGCGGTGCCGGTGGTCGACGTCAACGTGCGCCGGGTGCTGCGCCGGCATCGGCAGGGCCGGCCGCTGCCGGGGGCGCACCGGGCCGCGGACGCCCCGGCGGTGGCCGCGCTGCTGCCCGCGCGCGACGCCGCCCGGTTCTCCGCGGCGCTGATGGAGCTCGGCGCGGTGGTCTGCGTGGCCCGGGGCCCGGACTGCGCCCGCTGCCCGGTGGCCGCCGGCTGCCGCTGGCGGGCCGCCGGCCGCCCCGGGCCCAGCGCCGCGGAGGCCGCCGCGGCGCGGCGGCGGGTGCAGCGCTTCGAGGGCACCGACCGGCAGGTGCGCGGCAAACTGCTCAAGGTGCTCCGGGAGGCCGACGCCCCGGTGGCCCAGGAGGTCCTCGACGCGGTGTGGGATGACCCGGTGCAGCGCGCCCGGGCCCTGGATTCGCTGCTCGCCGACGGGCTCGCGGAGCAGGACCGGCGGGGGCGGTTCCGGCTGCCGCGCTGAGCGAAGCCCGCACGGGCCCGGCCCGGCCACCCTAGACTCGGGCGCATGATCCGCCGCCTGGCCGCCACGCTCACCGCAGCCCTGCTCCTGGCCGGCTGCGCCACCGCCGAGGAGGCCCCGGATCCGCTGGGCATGCCGGAGCGGCCCACCCCCGCCGCGCACCCGCCGGGGCTCATCGGCGAGGCCGAGGACGCCGGGGTCACCCCGGAGGGCGCGGCGGTGCGGCTGTTCCGCTACGCCAGCCGGGACGCCCGGGGCGGTCCGATGGAGGTCAGCGGGGCCGCCTTCATCCCCGCCGAACCGGCCGCGGGGCCCCGCCCGCTGCTGGTGCTCGCCCCCGGCACCTGGGGGATGGCGGACCGCTGCGCGCCCTCGGCGAGCGTGGCCCGGGGCAGCATCCCGGACCAGGCCCGGCATTTCACCGCCCTCGGCTGGACCGTGGTGCAGACCGACTACCAGGGCCTGGGCACCCCGGGGCTGCACACCTACATGGTGCGCGCCGCGCAGGCGCATGCGGTGCTGGACATCGTCGCCGCCGCGGTGCAGCTGGACCCGGCGCTGGGGGATCGGCCGCCGACCGCGATCGCCGGCTACTCCCAGGGCGGCGGGGCCGCCGCCGCGGCCGCGGAACTGCAGCCGGAGTACGCCCCGGACCTGGATCTGCGCGCCGTGGACGCCTCCGCGGTGCCCGCGGATCTGGTGGAGGTCACCCGGGGGGTGGACGAGTCCCCGCTGTCCGGGGTGGTCGGCTACGCCATCAACGGGATGGTCGCGGCCTACCCGGAGCTGGCGGAGCCGGTGGGCGCGGCGATCAACGACGAGGGCCGGGCCTTCCTCGCCGAGGTGCGCGACCAGTGCCTCAACGACACCGGGGCGGCCTTCGGGTTCCGCTCCTCGGCGGAGCTCACCGCCGACGGGCGCACCATGGCCGAGCACCTCACCGACCCCGGGTTCGGCCGGCTGCTCGCCGAGCAGCGGATCGGCGATCGGGTGCCGGCGGCCCCGGTGATCATGGCGCACAACGTCACCGACGCGGTGGTGCCCTTCGGCCAGGCCCGGGATCTGGCCCGCACCTGGTGCGCGGCCGGGGCCGCGGTGCGCTTCCTCACCGTCGACGAGTCCGTCGGCCCGATGGAGAGCCACGGGGTCGCCGATGCGCGCACCCGCGCCGAACGCAACGAGTTCCTCTACCACGCCGTCGTCGGCGACGCCCCGATCGCGCCGGCGAACTGCGGGGAGTTCTAGGCCCCGGCCCGCGCCGGCGTCCGGCATCCCCCGGCCGGATCGGCGCCGGGCATTCTGAAAAAGGCACGCCTCACCACCGCCGGTCCGGCGGGGTAGGTTTCCCCCATGCGCACCGATGAACGCCCCCGCCCCGCCCGCGGCCGCCGCACCGCCGCGGCGGCGCTGCTGCTCCTCCTCGCCGCGACCGCCCCGGCCGCCGCGGCCCCCGGATCCGCCCCGCTCCCCGCACCCGCGGCGGGATCGGCCGATGGCACGGCCCCCGGGCTGCCCGGCCGGCCGCCGGGCACCTCCCCCATCCCCCCGGGCCGGGATCCGCTGCTGCCCGGGGTGCTGCCGCCGCGCCCCGGGGAGGAGCCGGGGGCGCCCGCGCGGCTCACCGTGCTGGAGTTCCCCGCCCACGGCGCCGGCGGCCGGGCGATCACCGCCACCGGCTCCCTGTTCACCCCCGAGGCCGCCTGGCCCGGCCCGGGGCCGCGGCCGCTGCTGCTGACCCCGACGGGCACCCTGGGCCAGGGCGACCAGTGCGCGCTGAGCCGCCGCTTCGCCGCCGGGGAGCGCCCGGAGCAGACGGTGCGGCACTTCCTCGCCCGGGGTTGGGCGGTGATGGTGCCCGATTACGAGGGCCTGGGCACCCCGGGGATGCACACCTACATGGTGCGCGACGCCCAGGGGATGGTCACCCTGGACGCCGCCCGGGCCGCGATCGCCGCGGAGCCGAGCCTGTCCGGGGATTCCCCGATCGGCGTGCACGGCTACTCCCAGGGCGGCGGGGCGGCGGCCGCGGCCGCGGAGCTGGCCGCCGGCTACGCCCCGGAGCTGGACATCCGGGCGGTCTACGCCGGGTCGGTGCCCGCGGACCTGGCGGCGACCGCGGCGAGCCTGGACTCCTCCCCGCTGGCGGGGCTCCTCGGCTACGCGATCAACGGGATGGCCGAGGCCTACCCGGAGCTGGCCGACCGGGTCACGGAGCTGGTCAACGACCGCGGCCGGGAGTACCTGGACCGGGTGTCCCGGGAGTGCGTGGACGCCACCATCGTGAACTGGACCGGGCTGCGCTCGGCGGATCTGACCCGCACCGGGCGGCCGATTTCCGAGCTGCTCCGGGATCCGCGGATCCGGCCGCTGGTGGAGCGGCAGCGGCTGGGCCGGGGCACCCCGACGATGCCGGTGCTGATGGCGCACAACCGCGCCGATGACGTGGTGCCCTACGCCCCGGCGGCGCGGCTGGCCCGCACCTGGGCCGCCCGCGGGGCGGAGGTGGAGTTCCTCACCGTGGATCGCCGGGTCGCCCCGGGCCTGAACCACGGGGTGGCCCTGCAGGACACCCGGGAGGCCTCGCACCGCTTCCTCGTCGAGCACGTCACGCCCGGGGCCTAGGCCCGCCCCGCCCGCGCGGCGCGGCCCCGGGGGGCCGCGCCAAAAATCGCCCACGCCCCGTCCCGGCATCGCCGGGGCGGGGCCTTTCCGCGCCCCGGTCGCCCGGCGTGCCCCGGCAAAGCCGGGGCCGGGGGTGGTCCTGACCGGATTCCCATCCCCTCAGGAGGACCACCATGACCGAACCCGACCAGCCGACGGGCCCCGCCGAGCGGGAGGCCCTCGCCGCCTGGGCCCGCGGCGCCGATGCGCCCCGGGACGCCGCCGGAGCCCCGGATGCGGCCGCCTTCCGGGCGGCCTACGCCGGCGCCTGGCCGAGCTTCCGCGCCTTCGCCGACGCCCAGGTCGAGGCCCTGGGCCTCATCAACGGCGCCTACCCGGAGGCGGCGGCCTACTTCGACCACGCCCGCTGGGCCCGGGACCTGGCCCGCGACTACCGCACCGCGCCGTGCTCCGGCGGCGGGGTGCACGTGTTCCGCCGGGGCTGAGGCCCCGCTGACGGGCCCCGACGCCATCGGCGTCGGGGCCCGTCTTTTTTCGCCGTATTCGGCTATTCGGGATCCGGGCCGGCCTCGCGCCGCTCGGCAAGGGCGAGCAGCCGGGAGGGCCGCACCCCGAGGGCGTCGGCGAAGCGGCAGAGCACGTCCACGGTCATGCTGGTCTGGCCGCCCTCGATGCGGATCACCCCGCGTTTGCTGATGAGCACCGCGTCGGCGAGCTGCTGCTGGGTCAGGCCCCGCTCCAGGCGCAGCGCGGCGATGGTCTGCCCGAGGCTCATCCGGCGCCGCCCCTGCCGCGCGAGCTGCGCGGGGCTGAGGTGATTCGGCGACTGGGGCATGGGCCCCATTGTGCCCCACCGCGGGACGCGGCCCCATGCGCCGGGAACCCGGGCGGGGGCACCTCGGTATTGACCACCATATGAAGTGACAGTACTGTCACCTTTCGACCGGGTCAACCCCCATCGACGAGGAGCCGCCATGCGCACATTCGACTTCTACGCCTCCATCGGCCTGGATCGGGCCAAACCCCCGGGGCAACTCGCCGCCGAGATCGACTGGGCGCTGACCGCCCCGGGCCTGGACGCCGGCCAGGTGGACCAGCTGCGCACCGCCCGGGCCATCCTCGGCGACCCCGCCCGGCGCACCATCTACGACCGGCACCTCGACGATCCCGCCGCCGGGCCGCTCGGCGTCGAGGAGCTGCGCCGGCTCGCCGGGACCGGATCAGCCGCCGGGCCGGCCGGCCCGGGGCCCGCCCCGGCCGCGGGCGCGCACCCGGGCCCGCCCACCGGCGGGGGCGCCGGAGCCCGGCTGCGACACGGCCTGGCCGCCGGCGCCGCCGGCGCCCGGCGCGGATGGGCCCGGGTGGCGGGGGCGGCCCGCACCCGCCCGCGGGCCGCCCTCGGCGCCGCGGCGGCGGTGCTGGTGCTCGCCCTCGTCCTCGCCGCCGGGGTCATCGGCCTCGGCGGGGCCGGCTCCGATGGGGCATCACCCGGCGGCGAGACCGCCACCGGGGTCGAGGGCGACTGGCGGGAGGCGAACTTCACCGCGCAGTCCATCGGCGAACCCGCCGAGCGCTACCTCGACGCCGAGCTCGCCGGCTCCGCGCTGTTCCACCGCTTCACCCGGCGCGAGGACGTCGATCCCGCGATGCTGCCCACCGGCCGATTCACCGACCTCGCCGAGAAGCAGCGCCAGCTGGAGCTGGCCGCGGTGCCCGGCCGCACCACCTACGCGGTGACCATCCGGCCCGTCGACGAGCGCAACCGCCTCCGGGCCACCCGGGTCGCCTTCGCCGAGGACGAGGACGGCCCGGTGATCGTGCGCACCGGGTTCATCGTGCAGCGCAGCGTCGGCATCAACGAGGGTTCGGTGACCTTCCTGGCGGAGCGCTACGACGCCACCGACGGCGAGCCCATCGACTCCCGGGAAATCCCCTGGGATCTCGAGGACGGGATCCTGCCGGTGCCGCTGACCTACCACCGGGGCGTGCTCGCCATCGCCGGCTTCGAGGAATCCGTCGGATCCGCCGGGTACAGCGACCGCGATCTCGCCGCCGGCGTCCTCGTCGACCTCGGCACCGGGGAGACCCGCCCCATCCCGGAATTCTCCCCCGGCCACTACGGCACCGACGGCGATTCCTTCTCCCTCAGCGGCGGCCTCGAGGACAACCTCCGCTTCATCGACGGCGCGCCCTTCCTCACGCTCCGGGTGTGGCAGGGCGGTATGGTGCACCTCTCCGCGCACGATCTCACCACCGGGCAGGCCCATCAGATCCTCGCCCACGACGCGTACCTCGATAGCTTCAGCATCCACGAGCGCCCGCACGGGCTCGTCATCCACGACTCCGCCGCCGGCGAACTGCGCACCTGGTCCCCCGCCGGGGGCCTGTCCGAGGTGCTCCTGCGCACGACGCCGGAGGAGTACGCGCAGGTCACGGCGATGGGCGACCGGGCCGTGGTCACCGATGACGACAACGGCATCCGGGTCGTCGATCTCGCCACCGGCGAGCAGATCTTCGCCATCGCCCCGGACCAGCTGAGCCGGATCACCGTCGACTACCTCGGCGTCGACGAGGACCACGTCTACATCCGCGACGGCGACATGCGCTTCAAGATCGACCCGGCCACCGGCGAACAGCTCGACGAGCAGGTGCTCTCCCTCCCGGAGGGGAACCACGACGGCTACCGGTTCCGGATCAGCCCCCCGGTGTCGGCCGGCTGGTCCGGGGACAACGCCACCTTCGCCTTCCGCTGACGGACCACCCCACCCCACCGAACCAACCCGCCCGAGGAGGAACCATGACCCCGACCACCGACCGCCGAACCCGGCTGCGCCGGGTGCTGCCCGCCCTCGCCTGCAGCGGCGTGCTGGCGCTCGCCGCCTGCGCGGACGATGATGCGCCCCGCGAGATGCGCTGGGGCGCCGAGGACGCGCCGGCCGCCGGCGCCGACGCCGCGGCGGATCGGCCCGACCCGACCCCCGGTCGGGGCGCCGCCGACGCCGGCGACCCCGACCGCTCCGACTGCTCCCCGCTCACCGGCGCCGAGGCGGCGGCGAAGTGGCTGCCCGGGGTCACCCCGCGGATGGACTGGGCCGAACCCGATCCCGCCACCTACGACCCCTGCCTGCCGCTGTCCTGGCTGCACCTCACCCAGCGGGGCGCGAACTCCCGGATGGCCGAGCACGCCATGCTCTTCCACCGCGGCGAGTACCTGGGCACCGCCACCGCCGACGCCCTCGACGGCATGTCCACCATCACCCGGATCGACGACTCCACCATCGAGATCGCCCAGCCCCGGGAGAACCGGGTGGACCGCTTCCGCTGGGACGAGGCCGCCGGCCGGGTGCTCATGAACGACGGTGCCGCGGAAAAGGGCGGCCGCGCCGGCGATACCGCCCGCGGCCCCGCCGGGGCCGGCGGCGCCATCCCGGACTCCGCCACCGAGGTGTCCACCGTCAAGCCCTACGCCGGCGGCATCGCGGTGCTCACCACCCCCTCGCACAACATCAGCTGCGGCATCTACTCCGACTACGTGCGCTGCGGGATCGCCAGCTACCACGAGGGCAGCCCCCTGGGCACGGACAACGGCCGGCAGCTCGACACCGTGTACATCCGGCACGGGGCCATCGAATACCAGGCCGCCAGCGATCCGGGGCCCTGGATGTACCAGGCCAATGGCGGCGATGACACGATCCGCCCGGAGGAGGTGGCCTACGGCCGGACCGTCTACTACGGCGCCTTCGCCTGCTCCTCCGCGGAGGACGGCCTGACCTGCTGGGACTCCGGTTCCGGGGCCGGGGTGAAGATGAACCGCGCCGGCGTCACCGAGCTGTAGCCGGCGGCGGGGCGGGATCACGGATACCCCCGGATTAGTGCGTTGCAGAAAAGTGTGACACTTAGACTGTGAATTTTACAGTCTAAGTTGTTACTCTTAGCCGGTGATCTGGACCCGGCAGAAGCTACTGGACACCCTGCGAGATCTGCGCGTCCGGCGGGGGGATACCACGTCCATCGAGGTCAAGCGCGCCACCGGCGGGCTCCCGAAGATGGCGGAGACCCTGTGCGCCTTCGCCAACATGCCCAACGGCGGGACCGTCATCCTCGGCGTCGATGAGGCAGCGGGGGCATTTAACGTGGTCGGCGTATCGGATTCGATAACCCTCGCACAAGGGTTGACCGATATGGCCCGGCAGGCGGTGGAGCCGGCCCCCCACCTCGAATTCGAGCACGTGACGATCGACGATAAGAGCATCCTTGTCGCCCAGGTCCTCCCGCTCCGG containing:
- a CDS encoding adenine glycosylase; the encoded protein is MPAAALLAWFDAHARDLPWRRPGTTAWGILVSEVMSQQTPVARVAPRWSEWLARWPAPADLAAAGADEVLRAWGGLGYPRRALRLRAAAAAIVAEHGGAVPADPAALRALPGVGDYTAAAVAAFAFGAAVPVVDVNVRRVLRRHRQGRPLPGAHRAADAPAVAALLPARDAARFSAALMELGAVVCVARGPDCARCPVAAGCRWRAAGRPGPSAAEAAAARRRVQRFEGTDRQVRGKLLKVLREADAPVAQEVLDAVWDDPVQRARALDSLLADGLAEQDRRGRFRLPR
- a CDS encoding helix-turn-helix domain-containing protein is translated as MPQSPNHLSPAQLARQGRRRMSLGQTIAALRLERGLTQQQLADAVLISKRGVIRIEGGQTSMTVDVLCRFADALGVRPSRLLALAERREAGPDPE
- a CDS encoding lipase family protein; its protein translation is MIRRLAATLTAALLLAGCATAEEAPDPLGMPERPTPAAHPPGLIGEAEDAGVTPEGAAVRLFRYASRDARGGPMEVSGAAFIPAEPAAGPRPLLVLAPGTWGMADRCAPSASVARGSIPDQARHFTALGWTVVQTDYQGLGTPGLHTYMVRAAQAHAVLDIVAAAVQLDPALGDRPPTAIAGYSQGGGAAAAAAELQPEYAPDLDLRAVDASAVPADLVEVTRGVDESPLSGVVGYAINGMVAAYPELAEPVGAAINDEGRAFLAEVRDQCLNDTGAAFGFRSSAELTADGRTMAEHLTDPGFGRLLAEQRIGDRVPAAPVIMAHNVTDAVVPFGQARDLARTWCAAGAAVRFLTVDESVGPMESHGVADARTRAERNEFLYHAVVGDAPIAPANCGEF
- a CDS encoding carbonic anhydrase; its protein translation is MSRTPESVWRDLREGNRRFMRGESAHPNQDRARRLQLAAGQSPKAVVLACSDSRAPVEIIFDQGLGDVFVIRTAGQITDLSVLASLEFAVVSLGVPLICVLGHESCGAVGAAHTALDGGEMPAGFQRVLIEKVTPSLLAARRDGQTSRDQFEARHVAEIVEHIVDRSPEIQARLAEGTAGVVGMRYRLSDGLAEPLVMHGIG
- a CDS encoding LppP/LprE family lipoprotein, with the translated sequence MTPTTDRRTRLRRVLPALACSGVLALAACADDDAPREMRWGAEDAPAAGADAAADRPDPTPGRGAADAGDPDRSDCSPLTGAEAAAKWLPGVTPRMDWAEPDPATYDPCLPLSWLHLTQRGANSRMAEHAMLFHRGEYLGTATADALDGMSTITRIDDSTIEIAQPRENRVDRFRWDEAAGRVLMNDGAAEKGGRAGDTARGPAGAGGAIPDSATEVSTVKPYAGGIAVLTTPSHNISCGIYSDYVRCGIASYHEGSPLGTDNGRQLDTVYIRHGAIEYQAASDPGPWMYQANGGDDTIRPEEVAYGRTVYYGAFACSSAEDGLTCWDSGSGAGVKMNRAGVTEL
- a CDS encoding antirestriction protein ArdA; the encoded protein is MTEPDQPTGPAEREALAAWARGADAPRDAAGAPDAAAFRAAYAGAWPSFRAFADAQVEALGLINGAYPEAAAYFDHARWARDLARDYRTAPCSGGGVHVFRRG
- a CDS encoding lipase family protein, encoding MRTDERPRPARGRRTAAAALLLLLAATAPAAAAPGSAPLPAPAAGSADGTAPGLPGRPPGTSPIPPGRDPLLPGVLPPRPGEEPGAPARLTVLEFPAHGAGGRAITATGSLFTPEAAWPGPGPRPLLLTPTGTLGQGDQCALSRRFAAGERPEQTVRHFLARGWAVMVPDYEGLGTPGMHTYMVRDAQGMVTLDAARAAIAAEPSLSGDSPIGVHGYSQGGGAAAAAAELAAGYAPELDIRAVYAGSVPADLAATAASLDSSPLAGLLGYAINGMAEAYPELADRVTELVNDRGREYLDRVSRECVDATIVNWTGLRSADLTRTGRPISELLRDPRIRPLVERQRLGRGTPTMPVLMAHNRADDVVPYAPAARLARTWAARGAEVEFLTVDRRVAPGLNHGVALQDTREASHRFLVEHVTPGA
- the disA gene encoding DNA integrity scanning diadenylate cyclase DisA; translation: MNEIGEDLLRRLAPGTAIRDGLERIRRGRTGALVVLGCDDAVTAICDGGFDFDVAFSATRLRELCKMDGAVVLSADLTRIRRANTQLLTDPSLPTEESGTRHRTAERAALQTGTPVVSVSQSMNIITVYHGGVRHVLQDSAAILSRANQALGTIERYRSRLDAGADELFAAELRGVAAAADAIAVLRVSELLRRAAGSIGRDVIALGADGHQLDVQLGELIADTEYYRRLLVSDYLVTGSGHPEPDQVDAALAELAGLDEAELLGSEAVARTLGFPATLESLTERVDPRGYRALARVPRLQYALMDAIVGRFPTLPALLRADREELAAIEGVGPLWARHVRQGLDRLG
- the radA gene encoding DNA repair protein RadA — its product is MAKGPGYRCADCGHRVSKWVGRCPDCGGWGTLEESRAPAAVGRSGGAGPGPAPGPGAAAEARPITGIDPGEAAATPTGIGELDRVLGTGVVPGSVLLLAGEPGVGKSTLLLEVAHRWAAAGDSAALYVTGEESPGQVALRARRTGALHERLLLAAEGDVGAVLELAERVRPGLLIVDSVQTMQAAGVDGTRGGVAQARAVTAALTALAKQTGIAVLLVGHVTKDGTVAGPRVMEHLVDAVLNFEGDRHTGLRFLRGLKNRFGATDEVGCFEQTAEGIREVPDPTGLFLHHRAPAPGTAVTVAVDGRRPLLAEVQALVVDSPQHNPRRNVTGLDPRRVPMIAAILGQHGGLRALADRELHVATVGGMQLAEPAADLAIALAIASAARGRTVGSGMVALGELGLAGEVRRVPDAARRLKEAARMGFGTAVVPVGAEAPAGVRVIEAATVAEAIEAAILDG